The Prevotella herbatica genome contains the following window.
ATACTAAGTATCTGCAAGACCTCATGAGTGCTCCTTTCGAGTCTCATGGCAATTATTGAGCATGATCTACATCTGGACTGCAATATTTATGAAGTGATGAGCATTTTTGGAAGTTCTCTGCTTGCAAAGGATAATATCAAAGAGCTCTGTTCAAAGGCACCTTTGGATCATGTTGGTAATAACGATATGCTTAATATACAACTTGATATACAGTTCGCGCATGATTAACTAATTTTAAAGGGCACTAGTGTTATCCTACAAACTATTTCCTTTTTCTAATTATTTTAGGATGAATAAACAAGCCAGTCAGTAAGATGATGACGATTAAAATTCCAAACACATTGACATAAACAGTTGAAAAAAGCCCTTTCATCCAATTTGTAAAAAAACGACCAACATGGATTTCTAACGCCAGATTCCATAATGGCATGCCTTGCTCTTTCAACGTCTCTGGAATTTCCCCAACCCCCTTCGAAATCTCTTTTCCATGATTATCTATGATACCTTTTCTTTTATCAAAAAGAATATAATGATTACGATTTAAATCTTTAGAGAATCCAACTACGGCAATATTTTTTCCTATATTTTTTGTTACCTCATTTTCTGTATCATAGATATATGCACCTTTTAGCGAACCAACCAACCACTTTGTACTATCTATTGGCTCAAAAACATTCAAACCCATGCTCGTAAGTTTGGGATGTCTATTCATTTTCTTTACATTCCCGTCTAGTTTATCTAACCAAAACATTGATTGACTAGTTGCCAACATCCATTTCCCTGCATAAGCATTCCATCTTATCGCTCTCAAATCCTTTATATTTTCACTATAAGTATGATAGGTCACATTACGCAATAATCCAGCAAGAGGATCACGTAAACATAAACCTGTAATAACGATTTTTAAAGTAAAAAGGATTAGCCATAATCCCAAAATATTATGCCACTTCAATACTGTTTTTTTTATTCTTTTCTTACCAAACGAAAAAAGGATTCCTGTAATTGTAAGAGTAATCAGTACTATTGCTATAAAATCTATAAAATATACACCTAGAGATCCATTTATCTCTCCAGTATGCATTTTCATCGCTATAGAAAACAGATTAACTTTTACGTCTTTATTAGGATTCTTTATGCTATAATATGTAAAATGATTATAAGGTGGTAAACTGGTAATAACAGAATCCTCAGAAACAACCACCACCATGTTTCCCTTTATGGTCATATCGCGGATAGGTATGTCGCGTAGTCTTATCCACTCATTTTTCCAAATATATAAAGCCCATGAAGATGCTGCAAGTAATTGTCTATGCTGATTCATGGTCACAGTAAGAATATCCCTATTATCAGCTCCCTCTG
Protein-coding sequences here:
- a CDS encoding PepSY-associated TM helix domain-containing protein, with product MKKKVFRKWHKWLGLGIAIIIVFFSITGIILNHRKALASQDINRTYLPESYNINNYNNGIVRGTLVRSAHNVIVWGNAGVWQTDSHFSFFKSMNKGLPEGADNRDILTVTMNQHRQLLAASSWALYIWKNEWIRLRDIPIRDMTIKGNMVVVVSEDSVITSLPPYNHFTYYSIKNPNKDVKVNLFSIAMKMHTGEINGSLGVYFIDFIAIVLITLTITGILFSFGKKRIKKTVLKWHNILGLWLILFTLKIVITGLCLRDPLAGLLRNVTYHTYSENIKDLRAIRWNAYAGKWMLATSQSMFWLDKLDGNVKKMNRHPKLTSMGLNVFEPIDSTKWLVGSLKGAYIYDTENEVTKNIGKNIAVVGFSKDLNRNHYILFDKRKGIIDNHGKEISKGVGEIPETLKEQGMPLWNLALEIHVGRFFTNWMKGLFSTVYVNVFGILIVIILLTGLFIHPKIIRKRK